From the Burkholderia mayonis genome, one window contains:
- a CDS encoding DUF4170 domain-containing protein — protein MLYELPRAPKPYWNIWSGVRVSARYTACGSGRDRFRSSFAMTILPSFTSAYAAWKVAAQRAAANNEESAFVCKNPIITSQSELNGELAKMPMSIIWDEPDWIISNN, from the coding sequence ATGTTGTATGAATTGCCGCGCGCGCCAAAGCCATATTGGAATATCTGGTCCGGCGTGCGGGTATCGGCGCGATACACGGCTTGCGGCAGCGGCCGCGACAGATTCAGGTCATCGTTCGCGATGACTATCCTGCCGTCCTTCACATCGGCGTACGCGGCCTGGAAAGTTGCCGCGCAAAGGGCGGCCGCCAATAACGAAGAAAGCGCATTCGTATGCAAAAATCCCATCATTACCTCCCAATCTGAATTGAATGGCGAATTGGCTAAAATGCCGATGTCGATTATATGGGACGAACCGGATTGGATAATCTCGAATAATTAA
- a CDS encoding enterotoxin A family protein — MYRADTRTPDQIFQYGFGARGNSYNIRNHVIGGANLENTGFVSTTASREIATQIANSNRLELASACGASSDGQTTFTCRAFVYEIRATGNMIYLPDQLTSDLQRYAGQQEWAAIHSIDPRQIVRATEYRVNFVNNIPQGGATQVRVWDNVAGRGAGYAGYDPNFIGYDPDNRANNHGWSSTADVGPTSTTDRRCTSQTVATSVTRPSGSDLAIAVPEYCEAHGGVVLRNSNVPGGASVVEPVDFRNATHTGETQRWRETADQRDNDLLIDSIKLTFTPAYPK; from the coding sequence GTGTATCGCGCCGATACCCGCACGCCGGACCAGATATTCCAATATGGCTTTGGCGCGCGCGGCAATTCATACAACATCCGGAATCATGTGATCGGCGGTGCGAATCTCGAAAATACCGGATTCGTGAGCACGACGGCGAGCCGCGAAATCGCGACGCAAATCGCCAACAGCAATCGGCTCGAACTCGCGTCGGCGTGCGGCGCGAGCAGCGACGGCCAAACTACGTTCACGTGCCGCGCATTCGTCTACGAAATCCGCGCGACCGGAAACATGATCTACCTGCCCGATCAATTGACGTCGGATTTGCAGCGATATGCGGGACAGCAGGAGTGGGCGGCGATTCATTCGATCGATCCGCGCCAGATCGTCCGGGCGACCGAGTATCGCGTCAATTTCGTCAACAACATTCCGCAAGGCGGCGCGACGCAGGTGCGCGTCTGGGATAACGTCGCCGGACGCGGCGCCGGTTACGCCGGCTACGATCCGAATTTCATCGGCTACGATCCGGACAACCGGGCGAACAACCACGGCTGGTCATCGACGGCCGACGTCGGCCCGACGTCGACGACCGACCGCCGCTGCACGTCGCAAACCGTCGCGACGAGCGTGACGCGGCCATCGGGCTCCGACCTGGCGATCGCGGTGCCCGAATACTGCGAGGCGCACGGCGGCGTCGTGCTCAGGAACAGCAATGTTCCGGGCGGGGCGAGCGTCGTCGAGCCGGTCGATTTCCGGAATGCGACGCATACGGGGGAAACGCAGAGGTGGCGCGAAACGGCCGATCAGCGCGACAACGACCTGTTGATCGACTCGATCAAGCTGACGTTCACGCCCGCTTATCCGAAGTGA
- a CDS encoding LLM class flavin-dependent oxidoreductase, giving the protein MTQSTIPFGIMLQGAGSHMNAWRHPSNPPDASVNLDFMLSVARKAEANGIAFAFVADGLYVNEKSIPHFLNRFEPISLLSALATATSKIGLAGTVSTSYSEPFTVARQFASLDLLSGGRAGWNVVTTPLEGTAKNYGTKHPDHALRYEIADEYLSVAQGLWDSWDDDAFVRDRASGRFFDRDKLHALDHAGPFFQVAGPLNIQRSPQGQPVIFQAGSSDAGIALAGKYADAVFTHAPSLDETRAFTQRVKDSALAHGRRAGDVKIFPGIGPIVGRTAAEAEDKYRAIRDLLTIDDALAYLGRYFDHHDFTRYPLDAPFPELGDIGRNSFRSTTDRIKADARAKGLTLRETALAVATPRPQFIGAAQDIADALIRWIDAGAGDGFILGFAVQAQGLDDFVELVIPALEARGRYRRTLDGSTLREHLGLPRKESRHAAAEVA; this is encoded by the coding sequence ATGACCCAGTCCACGATCCCCTTCGGCATCATGCTGCAAGGCGCCGGCAGCCACATGAACGCGTGGCGGCATCCGAGCAACCCGCCGGACGCGAGCGTCAACCTCGATTTCATGCTGAGCGTCGCGCGCAAGGCGGAGGCGAACGGCATCGCGTTCGCGTTCGTCGCCGACGGCCTCTACGTCAACGAGAAATCGATCCCGCACTTCCTGAACCGTTTCGAGCCGATCTCGCTCTTGTCCGCGCTCGCGACTGCGACGTCGAAGATCGGCCTCGCCGGCACTGTGTCGACGTCGTACAGCGAGCCGTTCACGGTCGCGCGGCAGTTCGCGTCGCTCGATCTGCTGAGCGGCGGCCGAGCCGGCTGGAACGTCGTGACGACGCCGCTCGAAGGCACCGCGAAGAATTACGGGACGAAGCATCCGGACCACGCGCTGCGCTACGAGATCGCCGACGAATATCTGAGCGTCGCGCAGGGCCTCTGGGATAGCTGGGACGACGATGCCTTCGTGCGCGATCGCGCGAGCGGCCGCTTCTTCGATCGCGACAAACTGCATGCGCTCGATCACGCGGGCCCGTTCTTCCAGGTCGCCGGGCCGCTCAACATCCAGCGTTCGCCGCAGGGGCAGCCGGTGATCTTCCAGGCGGGCTCGTCGGACGCGGGGATCGCGCTCGCGGGCAAGTATGCGGACGCGGTGTTCACGCACGCGCCGTCGCTCGACGAGACGCGCGCGTTCACACAGCGCGTGAAGGACAGCGCGCTCGCGCACGGCCGCCGCGCCGGCGACGTGAAGATCTTCCCCGGCATCGGTCCGATCGTCGGGCGCACGGCCGCCGAGGCGGAGGACAAGTACCGCGCGATCCGCGATCTGCTGACGATCGACGACGCGCTCGCGTACCTCGGCCGCTACTTCGATCACCACGACTTCACGCGGTATCCGCTCGACGCGCCGTTCCCGGAGCTCGGCGACATCGGCCGCAACAGCTTCCGCTCGACGACCGACCGCATCAAGGCCGACGCGCGCGCGAAAGGGCTCACGCTGCGCGAGACGGCGCTTGCCGTCGCGACGCCGCGCCCGCAGTTCATCGGCGCGGCGCAAGACATCGCCGACGCGCTGATCCGCTGGATCGACGCGGGCGCGGGCGACGGCTTCATCCTCGGCTTCGCGGTGCAGGCGCAGGGGCTCGACGATTTCGTCGAGCTCGTGATTCCGGCGCTCGAGGCGCGCGGCCGCTACCGGCGCACGCTCGACGGCAGCACGCTGCGCGAGCACCTCGGCCTGCCGCGCAAGGAAAGCCGCCACGCGGCGGCCGAGGTCGCATGA
- a CDS encoding amino acid ABC transporter permease/ATP-binding protein: MSDITHAVGGALPTPGIPAARGDAPRFRIVPARYRARTAGTVLAAALVALVLNSVLGNPQWGWPVFAEWFLSEPVLSGLARTLLLTALGALFGFALGVPLALARVSRSPLVAACAWAFIWLFRSIPLVVLLLILNNLGYLYEHVWLGVPFTGVTFAEVATTDLISPFCAAVLGLTLNHAAFAAEGIRGGILSVDAGQLEAAAALGLPRARQATRIVLPQAMRAFLPVAFNDLISLAKGTSMVYVLAMPELFYTVQVIYRRNLEVIPLLMVATVWYLIILTVLSIVQAQVERRYARGAVRNPARSPLAAIVGKLTDALPARRGCVERATARAGGADAASEASRTRRGAGDEPRAAGDASASGAGFARVSRVSAGLAGAARATGAATLGAPGGSDVSTVPGSAASPESSASAVSDVFAASGASADARSPVAAARPSASERRGGEVAVQRVSKSFGQHKVLDDVSFVARAGSVTVILGQSGSGKSTLLRTINHLERVDGGFIDIDGELIGYRRDGDTLYELKEKDVLRRRVDVGMVFQNFNLFPHLTVLENIVEAPVASGRATRAEAQRVARELLARVGLAAKADAYPRQLSGGQQQRVAIARALALKPKVLLFDEPTSALDPELVNEVLDVIKELARSGTTLVIVTHEIGFAREVADTILFMEHGRIIEAGPPAQVLGAPAHPRTRAFLSKVL, encoded by the coding sequence ATGAGCGACATCACTCACGCCGTCGGCGGCGCGCTGCCGACGCCAGGCATTCCCGCGGCGCGCGGCGACGCGCCGCGTTTTCGGATCGTGCCGGCCCGCTATCGCGCGCGGACGGCCGGCACCGTGCTCGCCGCCGCGCTGGTCGCGCTCGTGCTGAATTCGGTGCTCGGCAATCCGCAGTGGGGCTGGCCGGTATTCGCCGAGTGGTTCCTGTCGGAGCCGGTGCTGTCAGGGCTCGCGCGCACGCTGCTGCTGACCGCGCTCGGCGCGCTGTTCGGCTTCGCGCTCGGCGTGCCGCTCGCGCTCGCGCGCGTGTCCCGCTCGCCGCTCGTCGCCGCGTGCGCGTGGGCGTTCATCTGGCTGTTCCGCTCGATTCCGCTCGTCGTGCTGCTGCTGATTCTCAACAATCTCGGCTATCTGTACGAACACGTGTGGCTCGGCGTGCCGTTCACCGGCGTCACGTTCGCCGAGGTCGCGACGACCGATCTGATCAGCCCGTTCTGCGCGGCCGTGCTCGGCCTCACGCTCAACCACGCGGCGTTCGCGGCCGAAGGAATTCGCGGCGGCATCCTGTCGGTCGACGCGGGGCAGCTCGAGGCGGCCGCCGCGCTCGGCCTGCCGCGTGCGCGGCAGGCGACGCGCATCGTGCTGCCGCAGGCGATGCGCGCGTTTCTGCCCGTCGCGTTCAACGATCTGATCTCGCTCGCGAAGGGGACGTCGATGGTGTACGTGCTCGCGATGCCGGAGCTGTTCTATACGGTGCAGGTGATCTATCGGCGCAATCTCGAGGTGATTCCGCTGCTGATGGTCGCGACCGTCTGGTATCTGATCATCCTGACCGTGCTGTCGATCGTTCAGGCGCAGGTCGAGCGGCGCTACGCGCGCGGCGCGGTGCGCAATCCGGCGCGGTCGCCGCTTGCGGCGATCGTCGGCAAGTTGACCGATGCACTGCCGGCGCGGCGCGGGTGCGTCGAGCGTGCGACGGCGCGGGCGGGCGGCGCGGACGCGGCGAGCGAGGCGAGCAGGACGAGGCGCGGCGCGGGGGACGAGCCGCGCGCGGCGGGCGATGCGTCGGCTTCCGGCGCGGGATTCGCGCGGGTGTCGCGGGTGTCGGCCGGACTGGCGGGCGCAGCACGCGCGACGGGCGCGGCGACGCTTGGCGCACCCGGTGGTTCGGATGTCTCCACCGTGCCCGGCAGCGCCGCATCGCCTGAGTCGTCTGCGTCGGCTGTTTCGGACGTGTTCGCCGCATCGGGCGCATCCGCCGACGCGAGATCGCCGGTCGCCGCCGCGCGCCCGTCGGCGAGCGAGCGCCGCGGCGGCGAGGTCGCCGTCCAGCGCGTGTCGAAGAGCTTCGGCCAGCACAAGGTGCTCGACGACGTGTCGTTCGTCGCGCGGGCGGGCAGCGTCACCGTGATCCTCGGCCAGTCCGGCTCCGGCAAATCGACGCTGCTGCGCACGATCAACCATCTCGAGCGCGTCGACGGCGGCTTCATCGACATCGACGGCGAACTGATCGGCTACCGCCGCGACGGCGACACGCTGTACGAACTGAAGGAGAAGGACGTGCTGCGCCGCCGCGTCGACGTCGGCATGGTGTTCCAGAATTTCAATCTGTTCCCGCATCTGACCGTGCTCGAAAACATCGTCGAGGCGCCTGTCGCGTCGGGCCGCGCGACGCGCGCCGAAGCGCAGCGCGTCGCGCGCGAGCTGCTCGCGCGGGTCGGCCTCGCGGCGAAGGCCGACGCGTATCCGCGCCAACTGTCGGGCGGCCAGCAGCAGCGCGTCGCGATCGCGCGGGCGCTCGCGCTGAAGCCGAAGGTGCTGCTGTTCGACGAGCCGACGTCCGCGCTCGATCCGGAGCTCGTCAACGAGGTGCTCGACGTGATCAAGGAACTCGCGCGCTCGGGGACGACACTCGTCATCGTCACGCACGAGATCGGCTTCGCGCGCGAGGTAGCGGACACGATCCTGTTCATGGAGCACGGCCGGATCATCGAAGCGGGGCCGCCCGCGCAAGTGCTCGGCGCGCCCGCGCATCCGCGCACGCGCGCGTTCCTGTCGAAGGTGCTGTGA
- the fdnG gene encoding formate dehydrogenase-N subunit alpha, with protein sequence MLQLSRRQFLKLSATTLAGSSLALMGFSPAEALAEVRQYKLARTVETRNTCPYCSVGCGILMYSLGDGAKNATSSIIHIEGDPDHPVNRGTLCPKGASLVDFIHSPSRLTQPEYRAAGSDKWEPISWRDALDRIAKLMKADRDANFVETTDDGMKVNRWLTTGMLAASAGSNEVGYLTHKTVRSMGMLAFDNQARVUHGPTVAGLAPTFGRGAMTNHWVDIKNADVILVMGGNAAEAHPCGFKWVTEAKAHRNARLVVVDPRFTRTASVADFYAPIRTGTDIAFLGGIINYLLTNDKIQHEYVKHYTDFSFIVREDFAFDDGIFSGYDADKHAYPDKSTWDYERGEDGFVKVDETLAHPRCVYNLLKQHYSRYTPEMVEKICGTPKDKFLKVCEMLATTAVPGRAGTILYALGWTHHSVGAQMIRTGAMVQLLLGNIGIAGGGMNALRGHSNIQGLTDLGLMSNLLPGYMTLPMQAEQDFDAYIRKRAQQPLRPNQLSYWKNYRAFHVSFMKAWWGDAVGAGNNWGYDYLPKLDKQYDLLQTIELMHAGKMNGYICQGFNPLAAAPSKAKTSEALAKLKWLVIMDPLATETSEFWKNHGEFNDVDASKIQTEVFRLPTSCFAEERGSLVNSGRVLQWHWQGAAPPGQARSDLEIMSGLFLRMREMYQKDGGKYPDPIVNLSWPYANPESPTPEELAMEFSGRALADLPDPKDPAKTLVKKGEQLAGFAQLKDDGTTASGCWIFCGAWTQAGNQMARRDNSDPTGIGQTLGWAWAWPANRRILYNRASCDVNGKPFDPTRKLVAWNGRAWTGPDIPDYKADEPPETGMGPFIMNPEGVARFFARAGMNEGPFPEHYEPFETPLAANPLHPNNPRALNNPAARVFPDDRAAFGKVDKFPHVATTYRLTEHFHYWTKHARLNAIIQPQQFVEIGEDLAKEVGVAHGELVKVSSNRGHIVAVALVTKRIKPLMVDGKKVQTVGIPLHWGFKGLTKPGYLANTLTPSVGDGNSYTPEFKSFLVKVEKA encoded by the coding sequence ATGCTCCAACTGTCCCGGCGCCAGTTCCTGAAGCTGTCCGCGACGACGCTCGCCGGCTCGAGTCTAGCCCTGATGGGCTTCTCACCGGCCGAAGCGCTCGCCGAGGTCCGCCAATACAAGCTGGCGCGCACTGTCGAAACCCGCAACACCTGTCCCTATTGCTCGGTCGGTTGCGGCATCCTGATGTACAGCCTCGGCGACGGCGCGAAGAACGCCACGTCGAGCATCATCCACATCGAGGGCGACCCCGACCATCCGGTCAACCGCGGCACGCTGTGCCCGAAGGGCGCGAGCCTCGTCGACTTCATCCATAGCCCGAGCCGCCTGACGCAGCCCGAGTACCGCGCGGCCGGCTCCGACAAGTGGGAGCCGATCTCGTGGCGCGATGCGCTCGACCGGATCGCGAAGCTGATGAAGGCGGACCGCGACGCGAACTTCGTCGAGACGACGGACGACGGCATGAAGGTCAACCGCTGGCTGACGACGGGCATGCTGGCCGCGTCGGCGGGCAGCAACGAGGTCGGCTATCTGACGCACAAGACCGTGCGCAGCATGGGGATGCTCGCGTTCGACAACCAGGCGCGTGTCTGACATGGCCCGACGGTGGCAGGTCTTGCCCCGACGTTTGGCCGTGGAGCGATGACGAACCATTGGGTCGACATCAAGAACGCGGATGTGATTCTCGTGATGGGCGGCAACGCCGCCGAAGCACACCCGTGCGGCTTCAAATGGGTGACGGAAGCGAAGGCGCATCGCAATGCGCGCCTCGTCGTCGTCGATCCGCGCTTCACGCGCACCGCATCGGTCGCCGATTTCTACGCGCCGATTCGCACCGGTACGGATATCGCATTCCTCGGCGGGATCATCAATTACCTGCTGACGAACGACAAGATCCAGCACGAGTACGTCAAGCACTACACGGATTTCTCGTTCATCGTCCGCGAAGACTTCGCGTTCGACGACGGCATTTTTTCCGGCTACGACGCGGACAAGCACGCGTATCCGGACAAGTCGACGTGGGACTACGAACGCGGCGAAGACGGCTTCGTGAAGGTCGACGAAACGCTCGCACACCCGCGCTGCGTCTACAACCTGCTGAAGCAGCACTATTCGCGCTACACGCCGGAGATGGTCGAGAAGATCTGCGGCACGCCGAAGGACAAGTTCCTGAAGGTGTGCGAGATGCTCGCGACGACGGCCGTGCCCGGCCGCGCCGGCACGATCCTGTACGCGCTCGGCTGGACGCATCACTCGGTCGGCGCGCAGATGATCCGCACGGGCGCGATGGTGCAGCTGCTGCTCGGCAACATCGGCATCGCGGGCGGCGGGATGAATGCGCTGCGCGGCCACTCGAACATCCAGGGTCTCACCGACCTCGGGCTGATGTCGAACCTGCTGCCGGGCTACATGACGCTGCCGATGCAGGCCGAGCAGGACTTCGACGCGTACATCCGGAAACGCGCGCAGCAGCCGCTGCGGCCGAACCAGTTGAGCTACTGGAAGAACTACCGCGCGTTCCACGTGAGCTTCATGAAGGCGTGGTGGGGCGACGCGGTCGGCGCCGGGAACAACTGGGGCTACGACTATCTGCCGAAGCTCGACAAGCAGTACGACCTGCTGCAGACGATCGAGCTGATGCATGCAGGCAAGATGAACGGCTACATCTGCCAGGGCTTCAACCCGCTCGCGGCGGCGCCGTCGAAGGCGAAGACGTCCGAGGCGCTCGCGAAGCTGAAGTGGCTCGTGATCATGGATCCGCTTGCGACCGAGACGTCCGAGTTCTGGAAGAACCACGGCGAGTTCAACGACGTCGATGCGTCGAAGATCCAGACCGAAGTGTTCCGTCTGCCGACCTCGTGCTTCGCGGAGGAGCGCGGCTCGCTCGTCAATTCGGGCCGCGTGCTGCAGTGGCACTGGCAGGGCGCGGCGCCGCCGGGCCAGGCGAGGAGCGACCTCGAGATCATGTCGGGGCTGTTCCTGCGGATGCGCGAGATGTACCAGAAGGACGGCGGCAAGTATCCCGATCCGATCGTCAACCTGAGCTGGCCGTACGCGAATCCGGAAAGCCCGACGCCCGAAGAGCTCGCGATGGAGTTCAGCGGCCGCGCGCTCGCCGATCTGCCCGACCCGAAGGACCCGGCGAAGACGCTCGTGAAGAAGGGCGAGCAGCTCGCGGGCTTCGCGCAGCTGAAGGACGACGGCACGACCGCGAGCGGCTGCTGGATCTTCTGCGGCGCGTGGACGCAAGCGGGCAACCAGATGGCGCGGCGCGACAACTCGGATCCGACCGGCATCGGCCAGACGCTCGGCTGGGCGTGGGCGTGGCCGGCGAACCGGCGGATCCTGTACAACCGCGCATCGTGCGACGTGAACGGCAAGCCGTTCGACCCGACCCGCAAGCTGGTCGCGTGGAACGGCAGGGCGTGGACCGGTCCGGACATTCCGGACTACAAGGCCGACGAGCCGCCCGAGACCGGCATGGGCCCGTTCATCATGAACCCGGAAGGCGTCGCACGCTTCTTCGCGCGCGCCGGGATGAACGAAGGTCCGTTCCCCGAGCACTACGAGCCGTTCGAGACGCCGCTCGCCGCGAACCCGCTGCATCCGAACAACCCGCGGGCGCTGAACAACCCGGCCGCCCGCGTGTTCCCGGACGATCGGGCGGCGTTCGGCAAGGTCGACAAGTTCCCGCACGTCGCGACGACGTATCGTCTGACCGAGCACTTCCACTACTGGACCAAGCATGCGCGGCTGAACGCGATCATCCAGCCCCAGCAGTTCGTCGAAATCGGCGAGGATCTCGCGAAGGAAGTCGGCGTCGCGCACGGCGAGCTCGTGAAGGTGTCGTCGAACCGCGGGCACATCGTCGCGGTGGCGCTCGTCACGAAGCGGATCAAGCCGCTGATGGTCGACGGCAAGAAGGTGCAGACGGTCGGCATCCCGTTGCATTGGGGCTTCAAGGGGTTGACGAAGCCCGGCTATCTCGCGAATACCCTGACTCCGTCCGTGGGCGACGGCAACTCGTACACACCGGAATTCAAGTCGTTCCTGGTGAAGGTCGAAAAGGCGTAA
- a CDS encoding LLM class flavin-dependent oxidoreductase: MSYSLSLLDKSPIAEGATAADALRFTVTLARRAEALGYRRFWIAEHHGAPGLASSAPEIVISHVLAHTSRIRVGSGGVMLQHYSPFKVAETFKLLASLAPGRVDLGVGKAPGGLPLTTRALQSLHDRPRKPAFADQLAELDAFLNWGVAEDHPLAGAVALPVPPEAPERVLLGGSPESAALAARFGWQFCYAGHFNGDEANVERSLDAYRRAAGRAPLLALYAVAAPTKGEAERLIGALRIFKLKLAGGQSVNLGSAQAAAEFARQSGATDYRIDELRPHVIAGAPDDVHRELDALARRYGVGEFVVDSPVTHYPARLASVELLAREQQSMQT, from the coding sequence ATGTCATATTCGTTATCGCTGCTGGACAAGAGCCCGATCGCCGAAGGCGCGACGGCGGCCGACGCGCTGCGTTTCACGGTCACGCTCGCGCGGCGCGCCGAGGCGCTCGGCTATCGCCGCTTCTGGATCGCCGAGCATCACGGCGCGCCGGGGCTCGCGAGCTCCGCGCCCGAGATCGTCATATCGCACGTGCTCGCGCATACGTCGCGGATTCGCGTCGGGTCCGGCGGCGTGATGCTCCAGCACTACAGCCCGTTCAAGGTCGCCGAGACGTTCAAGCTGCTCGCGTCGCTCGCGCCGGGGCGCGTCGATCTCGGCGTCGGCAAGGCGCCGGGCGGCCTGCCGCTGACGACGCGCGCGCTGCAGTCGCTGCACGACAGGCCGCGCAAGCCCGCGTTCGCCGACCAGCTCGCCGAGCTCGACGCGTTCCTGAACTGGGGCGTCGCCGAGGATCATCCGCTCGCCGGCGCGGTCGCGCTGCCGGTGCCGCCCGAGGCGCCCGAGCGCGTGCTGCTCGGCGGCTCGCCGGAGAGCGCCGCGCTCGCGGCCCGGTTCGGCTGGCAGTTCTGCTATGCCGGACACTTCAACGGCGACGAGGCGAACGTCGAGCGCTCGCTCGACGCGTATCGCCGCGCGGCCGGGCGCGCGCCGCTCCTCGCGCTGTACGCGGTCGCGGCGCCGACGAAAGGGGAAGCCGAGCGGCTGATCGGCGCGCTGCGGATCTTCAAGCTGAAGCTCGCGGGCGGCCAGAGCGTCAATCTCGGCAGCGCGCAGGCGGCGGCCGAGTTCGCGCGCCAGAGCGGCGCGACCGACTACCGGATCGACGAGCTGCGCCCGCACGTGATCGCCGGCGCGCCGGACGACGTGCATCGCGAGCTCGACGCGCTCGCGCGCCGCTACGGCGTCGGCGAGTTCGTCGTCGATTCGCCGGTCACGCATTATCCGGCGCGGCTCGCGTCGGTCGAGCTGCTCGCGCGCGAGCAGCAGTCCATGCAGACCTGA
- a CDS encoding ABC transporter substrate-binding protein, translating to MIDRRTFVGGAAALAAAFAATPLGARAAGVAVDLDPRQAGRVRAVRDPAAADAARRCRWVDDGAFIVAIAPHAPPVATYASDARTVVGADPDYAQLIADALGRRLALLPVAWADWPLGLSSGKYDAVISNVGVTEKRKEKFDFTTYRLGLHGFYVRTASPIARIAEPKDIAGLRIITASGTSQERILLEWNRRNVAQGLKPVDVLYFDDDGASRVALLSGRADAELNPNATLAYQAARDGRIRSVGSVNAGWPVKADVAIATRKGSGLADALTLATNDLIRSGKYRQALARWGLLSEAVGKSETNPPGLPSF from the coding sequence ATGATCGACAGACGCACTTTCGTCGGCGGCGCCGCGGCGCTCGCAGCCGCCTTCGCAGCAACGCCGCTCGGCGCGCGCGCCGCCGGCGTCGCGGTCGATCTCGATCCGCGCCAGGCGGGCCGCGTGCGCGCGGTGCGCGATCCGGCCGCCGCCGACGCGGCGCGCCGCTGCCGCTGGGTCGACGATGGCGCGTTCATCGTCGCGATCGCGCCGCATGCGCCGCCCGTCGCGACCTACGCGTCCGACGCGCGCACGGTCGTCGGCGCGGATCCCGACTATGCGCAACTGATCGCCGACGCGCTCGGCCGGCGGCTCGCGCTGTTGCCCGTCGCATGGGCCGACTGGCCGCTCGGGCTGAGCTCCGGCAAGTACGACGCGGTGATCTCGAACGTCGGCGTCACCGAGAAGCGGAAGGAGAAGTTCGACTTCACGACGTACCGGCTCGGCCTGCACGGCTTCTACGTGAGGACCGCGAGCCCGATCGCGCGGATCGCCGAGCCGAAGGACATCGCGGGCCTGCGGATCATCACCGCGTCGGGCACGAGCCAGGAGCGCATCCTGCTCGAATGGAACCGTCGCAATGTCGCGCAGGGCCTCAAGCCGGTCGATGTGCTGTATTTCGACGACGACGGCGCATCACGCGTCGCGCTGCTGTCCGGGCGCGCGGATGCCGAACTGAATCCGAACGCGACGCTCGCGTACCAGGCGGCGCGCGACGGCAGGATCCGCAGCGTCGGCAGCGTGAACGCCGGCTGGCCCGTCAAGGCCGACGTCGCGATCGCGACGCGCAAGGGCAGCGGCCTTGCCGATGCGCTGACGCTCGCGACCAACGATCTGATCCGCAGCGGCAAGTATCGGCAGGCGCTCGCGCGATGGGGGCTGCTGTCGGAGGCGGTCGGCAAATCGGAGACGAATCCGCCGGGGTTGCCGTCGTTTTGA
- a CDS encoding ABC transporter substrate-binding protein, translating into MKSQYTKSIAGWAARAVVAAVLAGVGAAASAVTFDLSPEQPGRVRGARDEAVVRALPARFKFAEPDTLTVGIAPSQPPISSYATDARTVVGFDADLAQLLSDSLGRKLKIVALAWADWPLALESGRVDAVLSNVTVTEERKAKFDFSTYRKDQVGFYVKSDSKIASIREPKDVAGLRVITDAGTNQEKILLEWDRGNVARGLKAVTVQYYDDHAVKSVALQSGRADAIFSVNAVLAYQAAQQHRTKLVGAVSGGWPRTADIAVTTRKGSGLAAPFTIAINDFIKNGAYRRVLDRWSLGSEAIDVSRTNPPGLPKT; encoded by the coding sequence ATGAAATCGCAATACACGAAATCGATCGCCGGATGGGCCGCACGCGCGGTCGTCGCGGCCGTGTTGGCTGGCGTCGGCGCGGCGGCGTCGGCCGTCACGTTCGACCTGAGCCCCGAGCAGCCCGGACGCGTGCGCGGCGCGCGCGACGAAGCAGTGGTCCGCGCGCTGCCCGCGCGCTTCAAGTTCGCGGAGCCGGACACGCTGACCGTCGGCATCGCGCCGAGCCAGCCGCCGATCAGTTCGTATGCAACCGACGCGCGCACGGTCGTCGGCTTCGACGCCGATCTCGCGCAACTATTGTCCGACAGCCTCGGCCGCAAGCTGAAGATCGTCGCGCTCGCGTGGGCGGACTGGCCGCTCGCGCTCGAATCGGGCCGCGTCGACGCGGTGCTGTCGAACGTGACCGTGACTGAGGAACGCAAGGCGAAGTTCGATTTCTCGACGTATCGCAAGGATCAGGTCGGCTTCTACGTGAAGTCCGACAGCAAGATCGCGTCGATCCGGGAACCGAAGGACGTCGCGGGCCTGCGCGTGATCACCGACGCCGGCACCAATCAGGAAAAGATCCTGCTCGAATGGGACCGCGGGAACGTCGCGCGCGGGCTCAAGGCCGTCACTGTCCAGTATTACGACGATCACGCGGTCAAGAGCGTCGCGCTGCAGTCGGGCCGCGCCGACGCGATCTTCAGCGTGAACGCGGTGCTCGCCTACCAGGCCGCGCAGCAGCACCGGACCAAACTCGTCGGCGCGGTGAGCGGCGGCTGGCCGCGCACCGCGGACATCGCGGTCACGACGCGCAAGGGCAGCGGTCTCGCGGCGCCGTTCACGATCGCAATCAACGACTTCATCAAGAACGGCGCTTACCGGCGCGTGCTCGATCGCTGGAGTCTCGGCTCCGAGGCGATCGACGTATCGCGGACCAATCCGCCGGGCTTGCCGAAGACTTGA